One Helianthus annuus cultivar XRQ/B chromosome 12, HanXRQr2.0-SUNRISE, whole genome shotgun sequence genomic region harbors:
- the LOC110893533 gene encoding uncharacterized protein LOC110893533 — protein MRARHVEANTDSQLVAKKYHGEYEANDSSMAQYVERVKKLADTFNTFKHEYISRGRNRKSDALSKLASVAFDHLAREVKVEVLTSPSITTEEVAMVDNVQETWMTPILKFLRDGTLQEGDWAACKVRVRALQYKLIDGELYRRSYLGPSLKCVDNEEAKYVVREIHEGICGMHSGPRTVVAKKWAIAIIGSFLEGPGWVKYVVVAIDYFTKWVEARPLAKITGEQMKRFVLDNIICRFGVPMELVSDNGVQFAGKPFRLWCEQMHIRQVFTSVTYAQSNGLVERANQSVIKGMNGRLGRKQKGWLEELPFVLWAYRTTPKVCNRETPFSLTYGTEAVIPAESGSPTARMKLREAENEKDLRMNLNLLEERREIAAVREAKYKKQLESYYNSRMKRLNLIPGDLVLRANEASL, from the exons ATGAGGGCAAGACACGTTGAAGCTAACACCGATTCACAGCTGGTAGCTAAGAAATATCACGGGGAATATGAAGCGAATGACAGCTCGATGGCCCAATACGTAGAGAGGGTGAAAAAATTGGCCGACACCTTCAACACTTTCAAACATGAATACATCTCTCGAGGAAGAAACAGAAAGTCCGATGCCCTTAGCAAGCTAGCCTCCGTGGCCTTCGACCACTTGGCAAGGGAAGTCAAGGTGGAAGTCCTGACCTCCCCCTCCATCACAACGGAGGAAGTAGCAATGGTCGATAACGTTCAGGAAACCTGGATGACACCAATTCTGAAGTTCCTCAGGGACGGGACACTACAGGAGGGCGATTGGGCAGCCTGCAAGGTAAGGGTAAGGGCCTTGCAATACAAATTGATAGATGGGGAGCTCTACCGAAGGTCGTACTTGGGTCCATCTTTAAAATGTGTTGACAATGAGGAAGCCAAATACGTGGTACGAGAAATACACGAGGGAATTTGTGGCATGCACTCAGGACCAAGAACAGTTGTAGCCAAG AAGTGGGCTATAGCCATTATTGGGTCATTCCTAGAAGGTCCAGGATGGGTCAAGTATGTGGTAGTTGCCattgattacttcaccaagtgggtcGAGGCGAGGCCCCTGGCCAAAATCACAGGAGAACAAATGAAGCGATTCGTCCTGGACAACATCATATGCAGGTTTGGGGTACCAATGGAACTGGTGAGTGATAACGGGGTACAGTTCGCAGGAAAACCTTTCAGGCTGTGGTGTGAACAAATGCATATCCGCCAAGTTTTTACCTCAGTCACTTATGCCCAGAGCAATGGCCTAGTGGAAAGAGCAAACCAAAGTGTAATCAAAGGAATGAATGGAAGGCTGGGAAGAAAACAGAAAGGATGGTTGGAGGAGCTTCCTTTCGTACTATGGGCATACAGGACCACTCCCAAGGTTTGCAACAGGGAGACCCCCTTCAGCCTAACTTACGGGACTGAGGCTGTCATCCCTGCTGAGAGTGGGTCACCCACGGCAAGAATGAAGCTACGAGAGGCTGAAAATGAGAAGGACCTTCGAATGAACCTCAACCTCCTCGAAGAAAGGAGGGAGATAGCTGCGGTGAGGGAGGCCAAATACAAGAAACAACTGGAAAGCTACTACAACTCCAGAATGAAGAGGCTCAATCTGATACCCGGAGACCTGGTCCTAAGGGCAAACGAAGCCAGCCTATAG